In the genome of Pirellulales bacterium, one region contains:
- a CDS encoding ComEC/Rec2 family competence protein — protein MRRAYQPLVVVFAAACGGIVVDRWRGPALPVWLWTAAVALIVWRLLWRRRALPAALALLMCVAAIGGAWHHLYWHFFAADDIGLFARELPEPVCIEAIVAGGPRFIPAPPYDPLRSIKKRDQTRFAIRAVAIRDSERWRSASGIADVEVDGRLDDLSIHAGDRLRIFGRISAPSPASNPGEIDYAELARGRRDLAALHVKVPACIAIVERASGWSLARLVSEVRRRGQDLLHRYISKTQSPLAQAVLLGAHDDLDPSRVEPFMLTGTIHIMVVAGLHVGILAYLLFLALRTGFVPRPLALLAVAALTGLYALVTDAQPPVVRAMILVWIVCGSMWLSRRRAGLNSLALAGLVVVAFNPTDLFRAGAQLSFLAVAGLILFADREHRRMTTNPQGKPIAYDPLAALIERTRPWPVRALRWFGEEVRRTTLAGLVIWLVAMPLVMARFHLLAPAAIVLTPLVLLPMTIAMAAGFAVLLVGWAVPPLGAVFGSVCDWNLRLLEWMVTKASTLPGNHFWLPGPREWWLAGFYVGLAWVGLNYGRILSHRRWLLWPAAGFAAWCGVGFAAARFLPAHSGGLDCTFVSVGHGCAVVMELPGGRVLMSDAGRLGQPLVAARDISNYLWSHGQTHIDAIVISHNDVDHFNAVPELLERFSVGVIYVSPVMFNRDTGALRTLQAAVRRTGVPMREIAVGDRLASGDDSRIEVLHPPPDGMGQTENADSILLSIVWHGRRFLMTGDLAPPGTEAVVAEPTIPFDVAMVPHHGSPTALPAMFAAWCRPHWAVISGDISHDSRIAVNAYQAAGAIVLNTSTSGAVHFGMGPVGDTIHVDCYRRGDRW, from the coding sequence ATGCGTCGTGCATACCAACCGCTGGTCGTCGTGTTTGCAGCGGCATGCGGCGGCATTGTGGTCGATCGTTGGCGCGGGCCAGCGCTTCCGGTTTGGCTCTGGACGGCCGCGGTCGCGTTGATCGTCTGGCGGTTGCTATGGCGGCGGCGCGCACTGCCCGCAGCGTTGGCCCTATTGATGTGCGTGGCCGCGATCGGCGGGGCGTGGCACCATCTTTACTGGCACTTTTTCGCGGCCGACGACATCGGGCTGTTTGCCCGCGAATTGCCCGAGCCGGTGTGCATCGAAGCAATTGTCGCCGGCGGTCCGCGATTCATCCCCGCGCCGCCGTACGATCCGCTGCGCTCGATCAAGAAGCGCGATCAAACGCGGTTCGCCATTCGCGCAGTTGCGATCCGCGATTCGGAGCGATGGCGGAGCGCTTCCGGCATTGCCGACGTCGAGGTGGACGGCCGGCTTGACGATCTCTCGATTCATGCCGGTGACCGGCTGCGAATTTTCGGCCGCATCTCGGCCCCATCTCCGGCCAGCAATCCGGGCGAAATCGACTACGCCGAACTGGCGCGCGGCCGCAGAGATTTGGCCGCGCTCCACGTGAAGGTGCCGGCCTGCATCGCGATCGTCGAGCGAGCGTCGGGCTGGAGCCTTGCGCGGCTGGTCTCGGAAGTGCGGCGGCGCGGCCAAGATCTTCTGCACCGCTACATCTCAAAAACGCAATCCCCGTTGGCCCAAGCCGTGCTTCTCGGCGCGCACGACGATCTCGATCCGAGCCGCGTCGAGCCGTTCATGCTCACCGGCACGATCCACATCATGGTCGTCGCCGGTTTGCACGTCGGCATCCTCGCGTATCTGCTTTTTCTGGCGTTGCGGACGGGTTTCGTGCCGCGGCCGCTCGCGCTGCTGGCCGTCGCTGCGCTGACGGGCCTCTACGCGCTTGTGACCGACGCTCAGCCGCCGGTGGTGCGGGCGATGATCTTGGTTTGGATCGTATGCGGTTCGATGTGGCTCTCCCGGCGCCGCGCGGGGCTGAACTCGCTCGCTTTGGCGGGCTTGGTGGTCGTGGCATTCAATCCGACCGATTTATTCCGCGCCGGAGCGCAATTGTCGTTCCTGGCCGTCGCCGGCTTGATCTTGTTCGCCGATCGCGAACACCGCCGCATGACCACCAATCCGCAAGGCAAGCCGATCGCCTACGATCCCTTGGCGGCACTGATCGAGCGAACGCGGCCTTGGCCGGTGCGCGCGCTGCGCTGGTTTGGCGAAGAGGTGCGGCGCACGACGCTCGCCGGCCTCGTGATTTGGCTGGTGGCGATGCCGCTGGTGATGGCTCGATTCCATTTGCTCGCGCCGGCCGCGATCGTGCTCACGCCGCTTGTGCTTCTGCCAATGACGATCGCGATGGCCGCCGGCTTCGCGGTGTTGCTGGTGGGCTGGGCCGTGCCGCCGCTTGGAGCCGTGTTCGGCTCGGTTTGCGATTGGAATTTGCGGCTCTTGGAATGGATGGTGACCAAAGCGTCGACGCTGCCGGGAAACCACTTTTGGTTGCCCGGTCCGCGCGAATGGTGGCTCGCGGGTTTCTATGTCGGCCTGGCTTGGGTCGGGTTGAACTACGGCCGCATTCTGTCGCATCGCCGCTGGTTGCTTTGGCCGGCGGCGGGATTCGCGGCCTGGTGCGGAGTTGGATTCGCTGCGGCGCGATTCCTGCCGGCCCATTCCGGTGGACTGGATTGCACGTTCGTTTCCGTCGGCCACGGCTGCGCGGTCGTGATGGAGTTGCCCGGCGGCCGCGTGCTTATGTCGGATGCGGGCCGGCTCGGCCAACCGCTCGTGGCCGCTCGCGACATTTCCAACTACCTCTGGTCGCACGGGCAAACGCACATCGATGCCATCGTGATTTCGCACAACGATGTCGACCATTTCAACGCCGTGCCCGAATTGCTCGAGCGTTTCTCGGTCGGCGTGATTTATGTCTCGCCCGTGATGTTCAATCGCGACACCGGAGCGTTGCGGACCTTGCAAGCCGCGGTTCGCCGCACGGGGGTGCCGATGCGCGAAATCGCCGTGGGCGACCGGCTGGCGAGCGGCGACGATTCGCGGATCGAGGTGCTTCATCCGCCGCCCGACGGCATGGGCCAAACTGAAAATGCCGACAGCATACTGCTTTCAATCGTGTGGCACGGCCGGCGATTCTTGATGACCGGCGATCTGGCTCCCCCCGGCACCGAAGCCGTGGTTGCGGAGCCGACGATTCCGTTCGACGTGGCGATGGTGCCGCACCACGGCAGCCCGACCGCGCTACCGGCGATGTTTGCCGCCTGGTGCCGCCCGCATTGGGCCGTGATCAGCGGCGACATTTCGCACGATTCGCGCATCGCCGTGAATGCCTATCAGGCCGCCGGCGCGATCGTGCTCAACACCTCCACCTCCGGCGCCGTGCATTTCGGCATGGGGCCCGTCGGCGACACGATCCACGTCGATTGCTACCGCCGCGGCGACCGTTGGTAA
- a CDS encoding ThuA domain-containing protein: protein MSGWRFLFGGAVLFSMAFSGLVAAQARAADPWIVFDGKEGPGHGKQIVLLSGDEEYRSEEGLPQLAKILAEHHGFHCTVLFSINRTNGTIDPNEHSNTPGLEMLKTADLLIMLTRFRNYPDAKMKYVADYIESGRPIIGLRTATHAFDIPRSSPYAKYSYNSGVKGWDGGFGRHVLGETWINHWGGHKSQSTRGIFAPGMANHPILRGIKDGEIWVPTDVYEVRLPMLSDVKPVILGEVLQGMKPTDPPLEGKKNNPMMPIAWIKPYTGTSGKTAQNFCTTMGASVDLENEALRRMLVNAAYWCMGMNVPEKADVDLVGRYNPSFFGFGGFKKGVKPEDLIAN, encoded by the coding sequence ATGAGCGGCTGGCGATTCTTGTTTGGGGGCGCGGTTTTGTTCTCGATGGCCTTTTCCGGTCTGGTCGCCGCGCAAGCGCGGGCGGCCGATCCTTGGATCGTGTTCGACGGCAAGGAAGGGCCGGGGCATGGCAAGCAAATCGTGTTGCTCTCGGGAGATGAAGAATATCGATCCGAAGAAGGACTACCGCAGTTGGCGAAGATCCTCGCCGAGCATCACGGCTTTCACTGCACGGTGCTGTTTTCCATCAACCGCACGAACGGCACCATCGATCCGAACGAGCATTCCAACACGCCCGGCCTCGAAATGCTGAAAACGGCCGACCTGCTGATCATGCTCACGCGTTTCCGCAATTATCCTGACGCGAAAATGAAATACGTGGCCGACTATATCGAATCGGGCCGGCCGATTATCGGGCTTCGCACGGCCACGCATGCGTTCGACATTCCGCGCTCGAGCCCGTATGCAAAATACTCGTACAACAGCGGCGTGAAAGGCTGGGATGGCGGTTTCGGCCGGCATGTTCTCGGCGAAACTTGGATCAACCATTGGGGTGGCCACAAAAGCCAGAGCACGCGCGGAATCTTCGCCCCCGGCATGGCCAACCATCCGATTCTTCGCGGCATCAAAGACGGCGAAATTTGGGTGCCGACCGATGTCTACGAAGTCCGCTTGCCGATGCTGTCGGATGTCAAGCCGGTAATTCTCGGAGAAGTTTTGCAAGGGATGAAGCCGACCGATCCGCCGCTGGAAGGGAAGAAAAATAACCCCATGATGCCGATCGCCTGGATCAAGCCCTACACCGGCACCTCGGGCAAGACGGCCCAAAACTTCTGCACGACGATGGGCGCCTCGGTCGACCTGGAAAACGAAGCTCTCCGACGCATGCTCGTCAACGCGGCCTATTGGTGCATGGGCATGAACGTGCCCGAAAAGGCCGATGTCGATTTGGTCGGCCGATATAATCCGAGCTTCTTTGGCTTCGGCGGTTTCAAAAAAGGCGTGAAACCGGAAGATTTGATCGCAAACTAA